The following proteins are encoded in a genomic region of Thermococcus sp.:
- a CDS encoding elongation factor 1-beta, with translation MSEFNMIAEIKVMPTDPEVNLDELEGKLKEALPGKFGLAKVEREPIAFGLVALKLYVLAKDEEGYDLDQVVEAFEKVENVESVSVGTVSRI, from the coding sequence ATGAGTGAATTCAACATGATTGCCGAGATCAAAGTCATGCCAACCGACCCAGAGGTTAACCTCGATGAACTTGAGGGGAAGCTCAAGGAGGCCCTCCCAGGGAAGTTCGGATTAGCAAAGGTCGAGCGCGAGCCAATCGCCTTCGGCCTCGTCGCCCTCAAGCTCTATGTTCTGGCCAAGGATGAAGAGGGCTACGACCTCGATCAGGTCGTAGAGGCCTTTGAAAAGGTCGAGAATGTTGAGAGCGTAAGTGTAGGAACCGTTTCAAGGATCTGA
- a CDS encoding lipopolysaccharide assembly protein LapB, translating to MTDVKEQWEKALTEKDCEKLLELFDDYIDSIEDEEGLKKELDRLKEVVLECEDPYGLAHEIAHVYADLEDVEGGIGPYKRLVEKSMDDPEEYATALYYLADAYENFGKPEKAIEAYEKLLKHEEEVLKNEKEIGLTLANLAVNYDDLGETEKAIELMERAREIFEKLNDEKNYMISLLDLAHFKYELEDYDAAEVLIREVLKNPRDDEVEINARLIEAEIWAGREDYDKAFKALRDALMKAIDVNDDIFELVFDTLVDFIEGLFNEGSYDVVTKDMETFAELFEDDTAYFFRAIGELARWKGGDEEAKKRFDELYSKVENEDLRTILDEWKRPKLSLSLGL from the coding sequence ATGACCGACGTGAAGGAGCAGTGGGAGAAGGCTCTAACCGAGAAGGACTGTGAGAAGTTGCTTGAACTGTTTGACGATTACATCGATTCCATTGAGGACGAGGAGGGGCTTAAGAAGGAACTCGACAGGCTCAAAGAAGTTGTGCTGGAGTGTGAGGATCCCTATGGCCTGGCGCACGAGATAGCCCACGTCTATGCCGATCTTGAAGACGTTGAGGGAGGTATAGGCCCATACAAACGCCTCGTCGAGAAGAGCATGGACGACCCCGAGGAGTATGCGACGGCGCTCTACTACCTGGCCGATGCCTATGAGAACTTTGGAAAACCTGAAAAGGCGATTGAGGCCTACGAGAAGCTTCTAAAGCACGAGGAAGAGGTGCTGAAGAACGAGAAGGAAATCGGCCTGACCCTCGCGAACCTCGCGGTGAACTATGATGACCTTGGAGAAACGGAGAAGGCGATAGAGCTGATGGAGCGCGCGAGAGAAATATTCGAGAAGCTCAACGACGAGAAGAACTACATGATAAGTCTCCTTGATCTGGCGCACTTCAAGTACGAGCTTGAGGATTACGACGCCGCCGAAGTCCTAATACGTGAGGTTCTCAAGAACCCAAGGGACGATGAGGTGGAAATAAACGCGAGGCTCATCGAGGCGGAAATCTGGGCTGGCAGGGAGGACTACGATAAAGCGTTCAAGGCACTCCGTGATGCCCTCATGAAGGCCATCGATGTCAACGACGATATATTCGAGCTTGTTTTTGACACGCTCGTTGATTTCATAGAGGGCCTCTTCAACGAAGGCTCCTATGATGTTGTGACCAAAGACATGGAGACCTTTGCGGAGCTTTTTGAGGATGACACCGCCTACTTCTTCAGGGCGATAGGGGAATTGGCGCGCTGGAAGGGGGGCGACGAGGAAGCTAAGAAGCGCTTCGACGAGCTTTACTCAAAGGTCGAGAACGAGGATCTCAGGACAATCTTGGATGAGTGGAAGAGGCCGAAGCTGAGTTTGAGCTTGGGGCTTTAG
- a CDS encoding anaerobic ribonucleoside triphosphate reductase → METAEKDIIQEYANWSSLDVLENANRYPGPTGFFAYVMEEALRKYLSLIPERGKNSHLSADIYIHKLPYSLYIPYCTGHSTARLLEKGLQTPTIISRPARHFDTYVDHIANYLITMQHYFSGAQALSSVEWYAGPFIRKEGLDRRKIRQQIQRLVYNLNYPSRVGMQTPFTNFTVTLDAPKKMLEGDYAIYDGKKLEPLGEYEREAKEFFIALTEVLREGDAKEQPFTFPIPTLMTTADMLWDDPEVFETVFTTAAKRGSFYWLNTNVVDPDASFAMCCRIAIDKNEMAFAFDVSKNNVEEEAIEKLERQRFGGLWAMPDVTGSVNVTTVNLPRLALKAKGDDDKFWEEYGRVLNMVKATTDWFRERYVGLITNYHQMYQMIHLYIKEFPSSHFNTIGILGLPEAAAIYLNEPNLWEEGAREKWLKAARLMKKMVEFATAKAREWMRETGTPWNVEEVPGESAAAKLAIKDIKDFPELEKYLEDPENPIYSTSIAPYYGSLELGDRITVEEKVQRSFTGGVMMHIFLGEEPDPEALAKLTKRLMKTDLVYWSYTPAITVCNDCGYSTTGLYTHCPRCGSENVEIWSRIIGYYRPLKNWNPFRKKEFWTRRHYSS, encoded by the coding sequence ATGGAGACAGCAGAGAAAGATATCATCCAGGAGTACGCGAACTGGAGCAGTCTTGACGTACTCGAAAACGCGAACCGCTACCCCGGCCCGACGGGTTTCTTTGCCTATGTAATGGAGGAAGCACTGAGGAAATACCTCTCGCTGATTCCAGAGAGGGGTAAGAACTCCCACTTATCTGCCGATATATACATCCACAAACTCCCTTACAGCCTTTACATCCCCTACTGCACGGGCCACAGTACCGCACGCCTGCTCGAAAAGGGCCTCCAAACACCGACGATAATATCAAGGCCAGCCAGACACTTCGACACCTACGTTGACCACATAGCAAACTACCTTATAACCATGCAGCACTACTTCAGCGGCGCCCAGGCGCTAAGCTCCGTTGAGTGGTACGCCGGGCCGTTCATCAGAAAAGAAGGTCTGGACAGGCGTAAAATCAGGCAGCAAATCCAAAGGCTCGTTTACAACCTCAACTACCCAAGCAGAGTCGGAATGCAGACGCCTTTTACCAACTTCACCGTAACCCTCGACGCCCCGAAGAAGATGCTTGAAGGGGATTATGCAATTTACGATGGCAAAAAGCTCGAACCTCTCGGTGAGTATGAGAGGGAAGCCAAGGAGTTCTTCATAGCCCTAACCGAAGTCCTCCGCGAGGGAGATGCAAAAGAACAACCATTCACTTTTCCGATTCCAACCCTCATGACCACAGCAGACATGCTCTGGGACGACCCCGAGGTATTTGAGACAGTCTTCACAACGGCAGCAAAGCGCGGAAGCTTCTACTGGCTCAACACAAACGTTGTAGACCCGGACGCAAGCTTCGCCATGTGCTGCAGAATCGCCATCGACAAAAACGAAATGGCCTTCGCATTCGATGTCTCCAAGAATAACGTTGAGGAAGAAGCCATAGAAAAACTTGAACGCCAGCGTTTCGGCGGTCTCTGGGCAATGCCCGACGTTACTGGCTCTGTGAACGTGACCACAGTGAATCTGCCGAGGCTCGCGCTCAAAGCGAAGGGAGACGACGATAAGTTCTGGGAAGAATACGGAAGGGTTCTCAACATGGTTAAAGCAACGACCGACTGGTTCCGCGAGCGCTATGTGGGGCTGATAACGAACTACCACCAGATGTATCAGATGATCCACTTATACATCAAGGAGTTCCCATCAAGCCACTTTAACACCATCGGGATCCTTGGTCTTCCCGAAGCGGCTGCCATATACCTCAACGAACCGAACCTCTGGGAGGAGGGCGCGAGGGAGAAGTGGCTTAAAGCCGCGAGACTCATGAAAAAGATGGTAGAATTTGCAACAGCAAAGGCCAGAGAATGGATGCGTGAAACCGGAACACCATGGAACGTTGAGGAAGTGCCAGGTGAAAGCGCAGCTGCAAAACTCGCCATCAAAGACATCAAAGACTTTCCAGAACTGGAGAAATATCTCGAAGACCCAGAGAACCCAATTTATTCCACCAGCATAGCCCCATACTACGGTTCTCTGGAACTGGGTGACAGGATAACGGTTGAAGAAAAGGTTCAGAGAAGCTTCACCGGTGGGGTCATGATGCACATATTCCTTGGAGAAGAACCGGATCCAGAAGCCCTAGCAAAACTCACGAAGAGACTCATGAAAACTGACCTCGTCTACTGGAGTTACACTCCAGCAATAACCGTCTGCAACGACTGCGGCTACTCAACGACAGGATTATACACCCACTGCCCACGCTGCGGAAGCGAGAACGTCGAGATATGGAGCAGAATAATCGGCTACTACCGCCCACTCAAAAATTGGAACCCCTTTAGGAAGAAGGAGTTCTGGACGAGGAGACACTACTCCTCCTGA
- a CDS encoding zinc finger domain-containing protein: protein MKFEIPVCTSCGKEITPREHATHFVCPNCGEEIIWRCESCRVLGVSYKCPKCGWEGP from the coding sequence ATGAAGTTCGAGATACCGGTATGCACGTCATGCGGAAAGGAGATAACCCCGAGGGAGCACGCCACTCACTTCGTGTGCCCCAACTGCGGTGAGGAGATAATCTGGCGCTGTGAAAGCTGCAGGGTTCTTGGCGTCTCATACAAGTGCCCCAAGTGCGGCTGGGAAGGACCGTGA
- a CDS encoding anaerobic ribonucleoside-triphosphate reductase activating protein, with protein MLTSGWKTVSMIDIHGKVTFTLWLCGCNLKCPFCHNWHIAEGKDCFPLDRNALLEELESNAFLIDYLHVTGGEPLVQWQELSSLLAEVKLLDVPVSLNTNLTLIDPLKKLLNAGLVEHIATDLKAPPVELYGLPETTSQGLWKLFLDGLKTVSDYTIPLELRIPVARGFNQWPWIEEGLKMLKTDFYIILNPLVGKPLTNPRDETWCSEHCWPRREEMGRLKKKLEELGVEVYVNNFSGDGL; from the coding sequence ATGCTCACGAGCGGCTGGAAGACAGTTAGCATGATTGACATCCATGGAAAGGTCACCTTCACCCTCTGGCTCTGCGGGTGCAACCTGAAATGCCCCTTCTGTCACAACTGGCACATCGCAGAGGGGAAAGACTGTTTCCCCCTCGACAGAAATGCCCTGCTTGAAGAGCTTGAATCGAATGCTTTCCTAATTGACTATCTCCACGTCACCGGCGGGGAACCGCTAGTACAGTGGCAGGAGCTAAGTTCACTATTGGCAGAAGTTAAGCTCCTCGACGTTCCAGTGAGCTTGAACACTAACTTAACTCTCATCGACCCACTGAAAAAACTTCTAAACGCAGGCCTCGTTGAACACATTGCTACCGACCTCAAGGCTCCTCCGGTTGAACTCTACGGCCTTCCAGAGACAACATCACAAGGGCTGTGGAAACTGTTCCTCGACGGCCTGAAAACAGTCTCAGACTACACCATTCCTCTTGAGCTCAGAATCCCAGTAGCAAGAGGATTTAACCAGTGGCCGTGGATCGAAGAAGGGCTGAAAATGCTCAAAACGGACTTCTACATTATCCTTAATCCCCTTGTAGGGAAACCCCTGACGAATCCTCGCGATGAAACATGGTGCTCAGAACACTGCTGGCCAAGAAGAGAAGAGATGGGGAGACTGAAGAAAAAGCTAGAGGAGCTTGGTGTTGAAGTGTACGTTAACAACTTCTCAGGTGATGGTCTCTGA
- a CDS encoding metal-dependent transcriptional regulator — translation MTASKREEEYLETMYLLHKNKGVIRVKDIAKVMHVKPPSVVDALKKLAEKGLVEYEKYDRILLTEEGRRIAEGIYSKHVLLTQFFVDILGIPPEVAEQDACQFEHYVHEVTVERIKEFAAFIQEQCPYVLKQFIKERVEKAD, via the coding sequence TTGACGGCAAGTAAACGGGAAGAAGAATATCTAGAGACGATGTACCTGCTCCACAAGAACAAGGGCGTAATAAGGGTTAAAGACATAGCAAAGGTAATGCACGTTAAACCCCCAAGTGTCGTCGATGCCCTAAAGAAGCTCGCCGAGAAGGGATTGGTTGAGTACGAGAAGTACGATAGGATCCTACTGACGGAAGAGGGAAGGAGAATAGCGGAGGGCATATACTCCAAGCACGTGCTCCTTACCCAGTTCTTCGTGGACATCCTCGGAATTCCGCCTGAGGTGGCCGAGCAGGACGCGTGCCAGTTCGAACATTACGTCCACGAAGTTACAGTGGAGAGGATAAAAGAGTTCGCGGCTTTCATCCAAGAGCAGTGCCCCTATGTTCTTAAACAGTTCATAAAGGAAAGGGTAGAAAAAGCCGATTAA